A region of Persephonella hydrogeniphila DNA encodes the following proteins:
- the nuoH gene encoding NADH-quinone oxidoreductase subunit NuoH, whose protein sequence is MELLGTVVVLTVKSLIFIIGMFLGAAYLTLLERKFAGHVQQRPGPLHVGPHGFLQPIADALKVLTKEDLVPDSVDKFLFYLASLMAFVPAIMILAVVPFGDPFTIFGVEIKPYITDLNIGLLLALAFGSISIYGVIFAGWASNSKYPMIGGLRKAAVLIGYEVALGFAMVGPIMMAGSFSLREIVEAQQGMWFIIPNILAFVVIIFCILAETGRTPFDVQEAEAELVGGYVTEYTGMKFGLFPLAEWYIATFVLSAITVILFFGGWNPLPLMGWLPIPAIVWFFIKVFLLFMFFLWVHWTLPRYRVDQITELAWKIMLPLSLANIFIVAVWIMIFG, encoded by the coding sequence ATGGAACTACTGGGAACTGTTGTTGTTTTGACGGTAAAATCTTTGATATTCATTATCGGAATGTTTTTGGGGGCTGCTTATCTTACACTTCTTGAAAGAAAATTTGCAGGTCATGTACAACAGAGACCAGGACCCCTTCATGTAGGTCCGCATGGTTTTCTACAGCCTATAGCTGATGCCCTTAAGGTTCTTACAAAGGAAGATCTTGTTCCTGATAGTGTAGACAAGTTCTTGTTTTACCTTGCCTCTTTGATGGCTTTTGTTCCTGCTATTATGATTCTTGCAGTTGTTCCTTTTGGAGATCCGTTCACAATTTTTGGTGTTGAGATAAAACCTTATATAACAGACCTTAATATAGGTCTTCTTTTAGCACTTGCTTTTGGAAGTATATCTATTTATGGCGTTATATTTGCAGGATGGGCTTCTAACTCTAAATATCCAATGATTGGTGGTCTTAGAAAAGCTGCTGTCTTAATAGGTTATGAGGTCGCCTTAGGATTTGCTATGGTAGGTCCTATAATGATGGCAGGTTCATTTTCTTTAAGGGAAATTGTAGAGGCCCAGCAGGGAATGTGGTTTATAATACCGAATATACTTGCCTTTGTTGTAATAATTTTCTGTATTCTTGCTGAAACCGGAAGAACTCCATTTGACGTTCAGGAGGCTGAAGCTGAACTTGTAGGTGGGTATGTAACAGAGTATACAGGAATGAAATTTGGACTTTTTCCTCTTGCTGAATGGTATATAGCAACATTTGTTTTATCTGCTATAACAGTAATTCTTTTCTTTGGGGGATGGAATCCACTTCCTTTAATGGGATGGCTTCCTATACCGGCAATTGTATGGTTTTTCATAAAAGTATTTCTCCTGTTTATGTTCTTCCTGTGGGTACACTGGACGCTCCCAAGATACAGGGTAGATCAGATTACAGAGCTTGCCTGGAAAATAATGCTACCTCTTTCACTGGCAAATATATTCATTGTTGCAGTATGGATAATGATTTTTGGTTAA
- a CDS encoding NuoI/complex I 23 kDa subunit family protein, with protein MVKVKYVDRPELTNKERVFFLDFIKGMKITIKNFFRKTITTYYPFEKITPPKRFRGTHAHRVKNGKEPPSFKVLEKFMNIKEGESRCVACYMCQQACPVPELFKIEAVQQLDGRKKVVRFDMNLLNCMYCGLCTEACPVDCLIMTDIYETASYHRAGCVTHIDDMSKRAIDFDNRRYDEPDRIWIDDKERSKLWGQIKWS; from the coding sequence ATGGTAAAAGTAAAATACGTGGACAGACCTGAGCTTACAAATAAGGAAAGGGTATTTTTCCTTGATTTTATAAAAGGGATGAAAATAACAATAAAGAACTTCTTTAGAAAAACCATTACGACATACTATCCCTTTGAAAAAATAACTCCTCCTAAGAGATTCAGAGGTACTCATGCCCACAGAGTGAAAAATGGTAAAGAACCTCCTTCTTTTAAGGTGTTAGAAAAATTTATGAATATAAAAGAAGGAGAGAGCAGGTGTGTTGCTTGTTATATGTGTCAGCAGGCCTGCCCTGTTCCAGAACTTTTTAAAATAGAAGCTGTACAGCAGTTAGATGGTAGAAAAAAAGTTGTCAGATTTGATATGAATCTCCTGAACTGTATGTACTGTGGTCTTTGCACAGAAGCATGTCCGGTAGACTGTTTAATAATGACTGATATATATGAAACAGCTTCTTACCACAGAGCCGGTTGTGTTACACATATAGATGACATGTCAAAGAGAGCTATTGATTTTGATAACAGGCGTTATGATGAGCCTGATAGAATCTGGATTGATGATAAAGAAAGAAGTAAGTTATGGGGGCAAATTAAATGGAGTTAA
- a CDS encoding NADH-quinone oxidoreductase subunit J → MELTVAGFWIFSTLAVLSAIGVVFFRNIIYAVLSLISTLIMVSGLFFSMGAELIGALQIIIYAVAIVVFYVLVISTVPEFKGKAFEPRYMLISIPVGFLIFLELAFVSLYGAWKSNTGIFTPEVINEVGNVKAVATVLFTKYLFPFEVASLILLVAMIGAIILGKKEHVIDEEAKG, encoded by the coding sequence ATGGAGTTAACAGTAGCTGGTTTCTGGATTTTTTCAACTCTTGCTGTTCTTTCTGCTATAGGGGTGGTCTTTTTCAGAAATATTATCTATGCTGTTCTTTCTCTAATATCTACACTTATAATGGTTTCAGGACTTTTCTTCTCTATGGGAGCTGAGCTTATAGGTGCCCTTCAGATAATTATTTATGCAGTTGCTATTGTTGTATTTTATGTTCTTGTTATATCTACAGTTCCTGAGTTTAAAGGAAAGGCATTTGAACCAAGATATATGCTTATATCTATACCTGTAGGATTTTTAATATTCCTTGAACTTGCCTTTGTTTCCCTTTATGGAGCGTGGAAATCAAATACGGGAATTTTTACACCTGAAGTTATAAACGAAGTGGGAAATGTAAAGGCTGTGGCTACAGTTCTTTTTACAAAGTACCTTTTCCCCTTTGAAGTAGCGTCTCTTATTCTTTTAGTTGCAATGATTGGAGCAATTATTCTCGGGAAAAAAGAACATGTAATAGATGAGGAGGCTAAAGGCTGA
- the nuoK gene encoding NADH-quinone oxidoreductase subunit NuoK — MVPYEYYVALSGLLMVLGLIGVAIRRNIIALLLSTELMLNAVNIAFVAFDMKLADVSGQVFVFFILTIAAAEAAVGLGLIMAIYRLRKDVDTETLTELKN; from the coding sequence ATGGTTCCTTACGAATATTATGTTGCTCTAAGTGGATTGCTTATGGTTTTAGGGTTAATAGGTGTTGCTATAAGAAGGAATATTATAGCTCTTCTTCTGTCTACAGAGCTTATGTTAAACGCTGTAAATATAGCCTTTGTGGCATTTGATATGAAGCTTGCAGATGTAAGCGGTCAGGTTTTTGTGTTCTTTATTCTTACTATAGCTGCAGCAGAGGCAGCTGTTGGACTTGGTCTTATTATGGCAATATACAGGTTACGTAAAGATGTTGATACAGAAACACTTACAGAACTAAAAAATTAA
- the nuoL gene encoding NADH-quinone oxidoreductase subunit L produces the protein MEYLWIIPFSPLIAFVIIGLFGYKFLREPLSGIVAVIAVAISAVVSVIGFIQVAATGEYYNLKLFTWMPIGDYEISVSILWDPLSALMTCVVTVISTFIFIFATGYMRNEPSYPRFFAYLSLFVFMMLMLTLSDNLVQLFFGWEGVGLASYLLIGFYHHKNSAADAAFESFITNRVGDWLFLLGLLLAFATFGTLDYIDIFNKLPEAEYWIITAIALLLFGGAVGKSAQLGLHIWLPNAMEGPTPVSALIHAATMVAAGVYMVSRLMPVFAASDLALDVVLFVGVASAFIAATMGLVQNDIKRIIAYSTMSQLGYMFAAEGLGLFGEGMFHLTSHAVFKALLFLAAGSVLIGIHHILNVQKMGQLRKYMPITAVTFLIGALALAGIPPFAGFFSKDPIIEGAYEISKLAWFFLWIGALLTAFYIFRLYFLAFENGDRLDPHVKKHVHESPPTMTVPLIVLASGAVVLGFFKEFFGNFLKPSLEPSQMTFLNEETKKLVEEGLSRAHHVHIAEDAWHFMVHSLTSPLGLLALFTALLGIFFAWVIYQLKKIDAREIAKTFRPLYLLLYNRWYFDFVYYAIFVYGYYKFSKILWFIGDKVIIDGIVDGSAKTSLVTGDGLRLFQSGRIGGYITQMAIGILIFLGIFLLFV, from the coding sequence ATGGAGTACTTATGGATTATACCTTTTTCACCTCTAATAGCCTTTGTAATTATAGGTTTATTTGGATATAAATTCCTGAGGGAGCCTTTATCTGGAATTGTTGCTGTTATAGCTGTTGCTATCTCTGCTGTGGTATCTGTAATAGGATTTATTCAGGTGGCAGCCACAGGCGAGTATTACAATCTAAAACTTTTTACATGGATGCCTATAGGGGATTATGAGATATCTGTAAGTATTCTGTGGGATCCTCTTTCTGCATTAATGACCTGTGTTGTTACTGTGATATCAACTTTTATTTTCATATTTGCAACAGGTTATATGAGAAATGAGCCTTCTTATCCAAGATTTTTCGCTTATCTGTCCCTTTTTGTATTTATGATGCTGATGCTTACACTTTCAGATAATCTTGTACAGCTGTTCTTTGGATGGGAAGGTGTTGGACTTGCGTCGTATCTTCTCATCGGATTTTACCACCATAAAAATTCAGCTGCAGATGCTGCATTTGAGTCCTTTATAACAAACAGAGTGGGGGACTGGCTGTTTTTACTTGGTTTACTGCTTGCGTTTGCTACATTTGGAACATTAGATTACATAGATATATTCAATAAACTTCCTGAAGCAGAGTACTGGATTATCACAGCGATAGCACTTCTTTTATTCGGAGGTGCTGTAGGTAAGTCTGCACAACTTGGTCTACATATATGGTTGCCAAACGCGATGGAAGGTCCCACCCCTGTTTCTGCTTTAATTCATGCTGCTACGATGGTTGCAGCTGGTGTTTATATGGTATCAAGACTTATGCCTGTATTTGCTGCTTCTGATTTAGCCCTTGATGTGGTTCTTTTTGTTGGGGTTGCTTCAGCATTTATAGCAGCAACTATGGGTCTTGTACAGAACGATATAAAAAGGATTATTGCTTATTCAACTATGTCACAGCTTGGTTATATGTTTGCTGCAGAAGGATTAGGTTTATTTGGTGAGGGAATGTTCCACCTTACATCCCACGCTGTATTTAAAGCTTTACTTTTCCTTGCAGCAGGTTCTGTCCTTATAGGAATTCACCATATTCTGAATGTTCAGAAAATGGGACAGCTTAGAAAATATATGCCTATAACTGCTGTAACATTCCTTATAGGTGCACTTGCACTGGCAGGGATACCTCCTTTTGCTGGATTTTTCTCTAAAGACCCTATTATTGAAGGTGCTTATGAGATATCAAAGCTTGCCTGGTTCTTCCTATGGATTGGTGCGCTCCTTACAGCATTTTATATATTTAGACTTTACTTCCTTGCTTTTGAGAATGGAGATAGACTCGATCCCCATGTTAAAAAACATGTACATGAATCACCTCCTACGATGACAGTACCTCTTATAGTTCTCGCATCAGGAGCTGTAGTTTTAGGGTTTTTCAAAGAGTTTTTTGGCAATTTCCTGAAACCTTCCCTTGAACCTTCTCAAATGACGTTTTTAAATGAAGAAACTAAAAAGTTAGTTGAAGAAGGTTTGAGCAGGGCACATCACGTTCATATAGCAGAAGATGCATGGCATTTTATGGTTCATTCTTTAACATCTCCATTAGGATTACTTGCACTTTTTACAGCACTTTTAGGTATATTTTTCGCCTGGGTAATTTACCAGCTCAAAAAGATCGATGCAAGAGAGATCGCAAAAACTTTCAGACCTCTCTATCTCCTTCTTTATAACAGATGGTATTTTGACTTTGTTTACTACGCAATATTTGTTTATGGTTACTACAAGTTCTCTAAGATACTCTGGTTTATAGGAGATAAAGTAATTATAGATGGAATTGTTGATGGTTCTGCAAAAACATCCCTTGTTACTGGGGATGGCCTGAGATTATTCCAGTCTGGAAGGATTGGCGGGTATATAACACAAATGGCAATTGGGATACTGATATTCCTTGGAATATTCTTACTTTTTGTGTAG
- a CDS encoding complex I subunit 4 family protein, whose product MTVEFVNATFPIITISIVIPLLAAGLLFFLPERNAKPVSIIASIIVFILTTYMLFAYDYSSYKIQFYEKYTWIPYLGVSYEVGVDALSLTLTWLTALCFVVSFVWSTNIQKRIKEYFIAFLVLEAACIGVFVSWDLVWFYIFWEAMLIPMFLIIGVWGYAERIYAATKFFIYTFFGSLFLLIGVVGMYVYQYMEKGILSTSYFDLVNLGLPFKLEIIFFLLLALGFAIKVPMWPFHTWLPAAHVQAPTAGSVILAAVLLKMGTYGFVRFSLPWFPEASKYFIPVMFALGVIAIIYTAMMALAQTHIKRIIAYSSVSHMGFVTIGTFALNMEGLNGAIIMMIAHGVTSAALFLSAGFIYERIHSYEIKDLGGLAKYMPVFATLFMISAMDSAGLPGLSGFVGEFLSLYGAFKVSILTAVLAGLSLIVGAGYTLWLYHKSMFKEGELPPEKIEKWEKLKDMNTVEFLSFLPLIIMMFVIGLYPAWWIRLLETTSAAILSKFIGG is encoded by the coding sequence ATGACTGTAGAATTTGTTAATGCTACATTTCCGATAATTACGATTTCAATCGTAATACCGCTACTTGCTGCCGGATTACTCTTTTTCCTTCCTGAAAGAAATGCAAAACCAGTAAGTATCATCGCATCTATTATTGTGTTTATACTTACAACATATATGCTTTTTGCTTATGATTACTCTAGCTACAAAATACAGTTTTATGAAAAATACACATGGATTCCTTATTTGGGTGTTAGCTATGAGGTTGGGGTTGATGCACTTTCTTTGACACTTACATGGCTTACAGCTCTCTGTTTTGTAGTCTCTTTTGTTTGGAGTACAAATATACAGAAAAGGATAAAAGAGTACTTTATAGCTTTTCTTGTCCTTGAAGCTGCATGTATTGGTGTTTTTGTTTCCTGGGATCTTGTCTGGTTCTATATATTCTGGGAAGCAATGCTTATCCCTATGTTCCTTATAATAGGTGTGTGGGGATATGCTGAAAGAATCTATGCTGCAACAAAGTTCTTTATATACACATTCTTTGGTTCTCTTTTCCTGCTTATCGGTGTTGTAGGAATGTATGTGTACCAGTATATGGAAAAGGGCATACTTTCAACAAGCTATTTTGATCTTGTAAACCTCGGTCTTCCATTCAAGTTAGAAATTATTTTCTTTCTTCTTCTTGCCCTTGGGTTTGCTATTAAAGTTCCTATGTGGCCGTTCCATACATGGCTTCCTGCAGCTCACGTTCAGGCTCCTACGGCAGGTTCTGTTATTCTTGCTGCAGTTCTCCTTAAAATGGGAACTTACGGCTTTGTTAGATTTTCTCTTCCCTGGTTTCCTGAGGCATCAAAATACTTTATTCCGGTAATGTTTGCCCTTGGAGTTATAGCGATTATATACACAGCTATGATGGCTCTTGCGCAGACACATATAAAAAGGATAATAGCTTATTCGTCTGTATCCCATATGGGATTTGTAACTATCGGTACATTTGCACTTAATATGGAAGGACTTAACGGAGCTATCATTATGATGATAGCCCACGGTGTAACGTCTGCAGCTTTATTCCTGTCTGCCGGCTTTATTTACGAAAGAATTCATTCTTACGAGATAAAAGATCTTGGTGGACTTGCCAAGTATATGCCTGTATTTGCTACTCTTTTTATGATATCTGCTATGGACTCTGCCGGTCTGCCGGGTTTATCTGGGTTTGTAGGTGAGTTTCTCTCTCTGTACGGGGCTTTCAAAGTAAGTATACTTACTGCTGTTTTGGCAGGATTAAGTCTTATAGTTGGTGCCGGTTATACCCTCTGGCTATACCACAAATCTATGTTCAAAGAGGGAGAGCTACCACCTGAAAAAATAGAGAAATGGGAAAAACTAAAGGATATGAATACAGTTGAGTTTTTATCTTTCTTACCTCTAATTATAATGATGTTTGTTATAGGTCTTTATCCTGCATGGTGGATTAGATTACTAGAAACAACTTCTGCAGCTATTCTTTCTAAGTTTATAGGAGGCTAA
- a CDS encoding NADH-quinone oxidoreductase subunit N, translating to MSVLQELVAGIGVPNFKVLIPEIIILLTALIVFVIELLTKARVLITAVTAVGLFLAAIPTLTMEQGDITFYGLYIVDSFSLTFKFFLILSTFFVVIVLRPYLESKNTYYGEYYYLILFALLGMMMMVSAPNLVTFYMGVELASITIYILAGMFKKDYLSKEGAFKYLIMGGTGTAIISYGIALVYGRTGSFDFSTIADSITQNSLDVGAVAGIVLIIIGLGLKASSVPFHFWTPDAYQGAPTPITAFMAVAAKIATFAVILRVMVEAFPFAYEIWNLGWALLAAASMIFGNFVALRQDNVKRMLAYSSVAHSGYILAALAAPTDAAFAALIFYSLVYIFMGLGGFIFLSALERQYNWSNHIDDFRGLAKRSPMLALFMLIFMFSLLGIPPTVGFFGKLGIFMALIGSDIWWLAVVLVIMSIVSAGYYLRVVIYMYMHEPKSSARFNLSLGEAFTLAFMATFVLILGVYPTIFWDISSILGNLLIQGVGR from the coding sequence ATGTCAGTATTACAGGAACTTGTGGCAGGAATTGGAGTACCAAACTTTAAAGTTTTAATACCTGAGATAATTATACTTCTTACCGCTCTTATCGTTTTTGTCATTGAGCTTTTAACGAAGGCAAGGGTATTAATAACGGCAGTTACTGCAGTTGGTCTATTCCTTGCTGCGATACCTACTCTTACCATGGAACAGGGAGATATAACATTCTATGGTTTATATATAGTTGACTCATTTTCCCTTACATTTAAGTTTTTCCTTATACTTTCTACATTTTTTGTTGTTATTGTGCTGAGACCTTATCTGGAGTCTAAAAACACTTATTACGGAGAGTATTACTATCTGATTCTTTTTGCCCTCCTCGGTATGATGATGATGGTTTCAGCTCCAAATCTTGTTACATTCTACATGGGAGTTGAACTTGCATCTATCACTATTTATATACTTGCAGGTATGTTTAAAAAGGATTATCTCTCTAAAGAGGGCGCATTTAAGTATCTTATAATGGGAGGTACAGGTACAGCAATAATAAGCTATGGTATAGCCCTTGTTTATGGAAGAACAGGATCTTTTGATTTTTCCACAATAGCAGACAGTATAACCCAGAACAGCCTTGATGTAGGGGCTGTAGCAGGTATTGTTCTCATTATAATAGGTCTTGGTTTAAAAGCATCTTCAGTTCCTTTCCATTTCTGGACACCTGATGCTTATCAGGGAGCTCCTACTCCTATAACAGCTTTTATGGCTGTGGCTGCTAAAATTGCCACATTTGCTGTTATTCTGAGGGTTATGGTTGAGGCATTCCCGTTTGCCTATGAGATATGGAATCTTGGATGGGCACTCCTTGCAGCGGCATCTATGATATTTGGTAATTTTGTTGCCCTCAGACAGGATAATGTAAAAAGGATGCTTGCCTATTCTTCTGTTGCCCATTCAGGTTATATATTGGCTGCACTTGCAGCACCTACAGATGCAGCTTTTGCAGCTTTAATATTTTACTCTCTTGTTTATATTTTTATGGGACTTGGTGGATTTATATTCCTTTCTGCACTGGAGAGGCAGTATAACTGGAGTAACCATATAGATGATTTTAGGGGTCTTGCAAAAAGATCACCTATGCTTGCGTTATTTATGCTTATATTTATGTTCTCCCTTTTAGGTATACCTCCAACAGTTGGATTTTTTGGAAAACTTGGTATATTTATGGCTTTAATTGGTTCTGATATATGGTGGCTTGCTGTTGTTCTTGTAATAATGAGTATAGTTTCTGCAGGATACTATCTTAGAGTTGTTATATATATGTATATGCATGAACCAAAAAGCTCTGCAAGATTTAATCTTTCCCTTGGTGAAGCCTTTACTCTTGCATTTATGGCTACTTTTGTTCTTATTCTGGGCGTATATCCAACAATATTCTGGGATATATCCAGTATTCTTGGAAACCTTCTTATACAGGGTGTTGGAAGGTAA